Genomic segment of Vicinamibacteria bacterium:
GGGCTCCTCGTCGCAAGCGCGATGACCCAGCGCCCCGATCTCTACCGCGCCGTATTGTGCGGGTTTCCCGACCTCGATATGGTTCGGTTCTATACGTTCACCCGGACCAACAATTTGCCGGCGCTTCTCGAGTACGGAGACGCCTCCGTGCCCGAGCAGTTTGCCTTCATCAAGAAATACTCTCCGTATCAGGCAGTTCGTGAAGAGGCCGCCTACCCCGCGGTAATGCTGACGTCGGGCGATCGGGACACCCGCGTGCCTCCGCTTCAGGCGAGAAAGATGACGGCGCGGTTACAGCACGCCACGAGCTCGGGCCGGCCCGTCATTCTCAAATACCACCCGAAAGCGGGCCATGCGGCGAGCCGGGGACTTCCCGTTTCCAACAACATAGAGGACACCGCGGCGGAGCTCGAGTTCCTGATGGGCCAGCTCGGCGTGACTCCCTGAACAAAGTCCTAATTTCTTAGTTGACGCGACCGGCTCCCATCGGCTACATTCCTACTAAGAAATTAGGAGCGAGTCGTGGCCAGAAAGAAAGCGAGTCCGAAGCTCACACCGCTCGAGCTCGACCTCATGATGGTGCTCTGGGAGCGGGGCCCGTCGACGGTCCAGGAAGTGCAAAAAGGGCTCGCGAGCGTCCGCAGGCTCGCCTATACCACGGTCCAGACGATGTTGAACGTTCTTCATCGCAAGAAGAAGCTCCGTCGTGAGCTGAGGGAGCGCGCCTACGTTTACCATCCGACCGTGAGTCGAGAGCAGGTTACGCACAATGCCACAGCCGAGATCATCGACCGTTTCTTCGGGGGTTCGGCGGAGGAACTGGTCTTGAGCCTCGTCGAGAGCCGTCGTTTGAGTCAGGACGAGCTTCGCAAGCTCAACGACATCGTGGAAGGCGGCGAATGGTCGTCATGATGAGCGGGATCGCAACCTTCGTGATCAACGCTTCCTGGCAGGTGACGCTTCTGGCTGCGATCGCGTTCGGCCTGACGCGATGGAGATCTTTTTCGGCATCGGAGCGACACCGCATTTGGGCGATGACTTTCCTGCTATGTTTCCTGGTGCCTTTGTCGACAATCCTCCGTCCGCTCGCACCGTCGGCGCCGGCAGGGGAGCTCAATGTCGCGGAAGGGTCGCCGGTGCCAGTGGCAACGACTGCCGGCCATCCGGCAAAGGACGACGCCGTGAGCCTGGGCGTCTCGCGCGAAGCCGCGATGGCACTCTCGGCGCTCTACGTCGCCTTCGTCGTGGCAGGACTGCTTCGGCTGGTGCGCGGCGCTCGGCGCGCGGCGCGGCTTCGTGCCAGCGCGTCGATCCACGGGCTTCCCGAAGGGCTCGAAGTTGTCGAGGCGCGTTGCCGTCGTGTGCTCGGCGTCGATCGCGGCCGGATTCTATGGTCCTCGGGGGAGGGAAGTCCGGTCACTTTCGGCCTTCTCGACCCGGTAATTCTGCTTCCCGCTCGATTGCGTAACGAAGCGTCGAGTCATCTATTCACCGCGATCATGGGCCATGAGCTCGCTCACATCCGACGACACGACTACCCATGGAACGTCGCCTTTGAGCTCCTAAGGGTCGCAATCGGCATCCATCCCGTGGCGCACTGGATCAAGCGCCAGCTCGACCGGACACGCGAGGAAGCCTGTGACGAAGCGGTCGCGGTGGAGCTATTGGAGCCGCGCGCATACGCCCGCTGTCTCGTCGCCGCCGCGGCGATGTTTCTGGACTCCGGCCCAAGCCATTCCCTCGGTGTGCTCGGCACCCACTCACTGGAGGGTCGCATCATGTACTTGACCAAACTCGGAACGCGGCGTCCCGCTAGGAGAGCCGCCTTGTCGTTCGCGGGGACGGCATTGGTGGCAACGAGCGTCTTTAGCTCGACGTTTGCCGTGACGCTGATCCCGACGCCATCGGACGCGCGGGAGCAGCCCGTGCGTCGCACCGAATCGTCCCGCGAGGTGCGGGAAGAGAGCAACGACGAAGAACGAGGAGCCTATCGCGCCGCGGGACGACGCGACCCGTTCATCGGGCCCCAGTCGGTGCCACAAGAGGAGCCCGAGGGGCCCTTGGGATTCGAAGTTGGCAGTGTCACCCTTCATGGCATCGTAAAAACAACTGGAGGCTCTACCGCCATGTTGGTGGGGCCGGACGACAAGACGTACTTCGTTCGCGAGGGGCAGCCTTTCGGAAACGGAGTTCTCGCCAAGATCGGCAACGCTTCGGTGACGTTTCGTGTGCGTGACCCGAATCCACTCTCGGCGCTCGCGGACCGCGACCTCGAGGTGCGTCTGCACACCGAGTAAGCAGGCGCTGACGGACTTCGAGGCCAATTCTTGGCGCTTCGAGACCTATCCGGGGGTTCGCGCTGCGATGCGGGCCCAGGTGTCTTTCAGGGCCACGGTGCGGTTGAAGACCAGCCTGCTGGCGTTCGAGTCCGGGTCGACGGCGAAATAGCCCAGCCGCTCGAATTGATATCGCGTTCCGGGCTTCGCATCGGCAACACTGGGCTCGATCTTCGCGCCCTCCACGACCTCGAGTGAGCTGGGGTTGAGGTGGTCGGTGAAGTCCTTGCCCTCCTCGACGACATCGGGGTTCTCGACCTGGAAGAGACGATCGTAGAGTCGTATCTCGGCATCCATCGCGTGGCTGGCTGAGACCCAATGGAGCGTCGCCTTCACTTTTCGGCCGTCCGGCGGGGTCCCGCCGCGGGTGGCGGGATCGTAGCGGCAACGGAGCTCGATGACGTCTCCCGTCTCGTCTTTGACGACGGCCACACAGCGGACGAGGTAGGCGTAGCGAAGCCGCACCTCCCGTCCCGGGGCCAGCCGGAAGAACTTGCGCGGAGGATCTTCGAGAAAGTCGTCCCGTTCGATGTAAAGTACTCGCGAGAAGGGAACCCTTCGCGTCCCGGCGCGCTCGTCCTCGGGGTTGTTTACCGCTTCGAGCTCCTCCTCCTGGCCTTCGGGATAGTTCTCCAGGACGACGCGGAGTGGGCGGAGAACTGCCATGACGCGCGGTGACCGCAGATTGAGGTCCTCGCGGACCGCATGCTCGAGCTGGGCTACATCGACGACGCTTGCGCGCTTGGCGACGCCGATGCGGTCACAAAATGTCCGGATCGACTCCGGGGTGTAGCCGCGCCTTCGAAGTCCCCCGATCGTCGGCATGCGTGGATCGTCCCAGCCACCGACGTGGCCATCACGAACGAGGCGCAGAAGCCGTCTCTTGCTGAGCACGGTGTAGGACAAGTTCAGCCGGGCGAACTCGATTTGGCGCGGAACGAAGGGCACCTTCGTCTCTCGAACCGCCCAGTCGTAGAGCGGTCGGTGATCCTCGAACTCGAGGGTGCACAAAGAATGGGTGATCTTCTCGAATGCGTCCGACAGCGCGTGAGCGTAGTCGTACATGGGGTAGATGGCCCAGTTCTTTCCGGTTCGGTGGTGGGGATGCTTGCGGATTCGGTAGAGAGTTGGATCGCGCAGGTTGACGTTGCCGGAGGCCATGTCGATCTTGGCCCGGAGCACGTGGGCTCCCTCTTCGAACTCTCCCTCCCGCATGCGGCGAAACAAGTCGAGGTTCTCCTCGACGGAGCGGTTCCGAAATGGACTCACTCGTCCGGGCTCGGTCAGGGTGCCGCGATATTCCCGGATTTGGTCGGCGCTCAAGCTGTCCACATAGGCTTTGCCGTCCCGTATCAGACCGACGGCTTTTTCGTAGAGCTCCTCGAAGTAGTCGGACGCAAAGTACAGCCGGTCGTCCCAATCGAATCCGAGCCAGCGGACGTCCTCCTGAATGGCCTCGACGTACTCGACCTCCTCCTTGCTGGGGTTGGTGTCGTCGAATCGGAGGTTGCAGGTTCCGCCGTACTCGATGGCGACGCCGAAATTGAGGCAAATGGATTTGGCATGGCCGATATGGAGGTAGCCGTTTGGCTCCGGAGGAAACCGGGTCGCGACCCGACCGCCATGGCTGCCCTTCTCGAGGTCTTCCTCGATGATCGCGCGGATGAAGTCGGGGCCGGGCACGTCAGCGAAACTCCGGGCCTCCGGCGCGGTCGTCGTAGACGAATCGACCTCGGGCGGGCATGGCGATCGCCGGGAGCGACTGACGATCGAGCGTCGCGTCCTCGGGAAGGATCTCGTTCAGATAGAGCACGTAGGCGACGAGGCTATAGACGTCGTCCGGGGGTAAAGTCCCGGGAACCGCTTGGGGCATCGCCCGCCGAATGTAATCGAAAAGCGTCGTCGCGTACGGCCAATAATTTCCCACGGTAATGGTGTGGTTGGGCGTTTCCGCGAAGCGGAACTCGTCGCCGGGCTCGCGGCCTACGAGTGCTTCGTAGTCAGCACCTCGACCATCGGCGCCATGGCACTGGACGCATTGAGCGGCATAGAGCGTCTTTCCGCGCGCGACGCTCCCGCTTCCCTCGGGCAAGCCGGTCCCGTCGGGCATCACGTCGATGTCGATGGCGGCGATCTCTTCCCGCGTCGCGCGCCGGCCGAATCCGAACCTGGGCAGATGGACCATTTTATCGAGCGCCTCGTCTCTCAGACTCGGCGTATCGATCCAGCGCTGCCACTGGCCGTGCAAATCAACGTTGTCTGAGTTGTTTACGATCGGGGCACTCTGAGTTTCGGGGGGCGGAGCCTCTCCTCTTTGGCAAGCGAAGAGAAGAGAGGCGAAAAAAAGAGAGCTCGCGAGCTGGGTGATCAGTTTCAGGAACACGCTCCGTATCGCGCCATCGGACTCAGGCGGGAGTGAATACGACCTTGCCGTCTTTCTGGACCCGCCACGCTCTCAGGTGGTTGAAGTGATATCGGGTTCCCTCGCCACGCACTCTGCGAAACTCCTCGGTCGTAGGCTGAACCGAGCCCGTCTCGTCGGTTGCCCGGCTCACGAGGGTGGCGGGCTGTCCTTGCCAGTTCCAGAGCATGCGGAACCGAGTGTGGCATTTCGGAAGCACCGGTTCCTGGAGCTCGGCGTCCTGCCAGCTCTGTCCACCGTCGACGCTCAGCTCCACCCGGGTGATGACCCCGCGTCCGCTCCAGGCGATGCCCCGTATCTCCCAGTAACCCGTGTCAGTGAGACGTTGCGGATACGCCGGAAAGGTGATGATCGACTTCGCGTCCATGTCGAAAGTGAACATGCGGGCTTTTCCGCCCGGGACGGGGTCGGTGTACTTGGAAGTCTCCTCGCGGGTGAAGAAAGGACGATCGGACAGCTCGATCCGGCGCAGCCATTTGACGTTGGCGTTTCCCTCCCACCCGGGTAGGAATAGCCTCACGGGATAGCCGTTCTCGGGCCGAAGAGGCTCGCCGTTTTGCGCATAGGCGATCATCGCGTCTTCCCACGCTTTCCCCATCGGAATGCTGCGCGTCATGACGGCGGCATCCATCGACTCGGCGAGAAACCACCGCGCTTCGGCAAGAGCTCCGACCTCGCGGAGCAGCAGGGCAAGAGGAACCCCGGTCCATTCGCTCGTGCTCGTCAGACCGTCGATTTGCTGGGGTGTCATGTCTTCCCGCGGATCTCGTAAGGCCTCGCCACCATTGCCGGAGCACTCGAGGAAATAGAGACGAGACGTCGCGGGAAATCGCTCGAGGTCTGAAAGGGAGAAGACCGTGGGCCGCTCGACCATTCCATGTATTAGAAGCGAATA
This window contains:
- a CDS encoding BlaI/MecI/CopY family transcriptional regulator; the encoded protein is MARKKASPKLTPLELDLMMVLWERGPSTVQEVQKGLASVRRLAYTTVQTMLNVLHRKKKLRRELRERAYVYHPTVSREQVTHNATAEIIDRFFGGSAEELVLSLVESRRLSQDELRKLNDIVEGGEWSS
- a CDS encoding M56 family metallopeptidase — translated: MMSGIATFVINASWQVTLLAAIAFGLTRWRSFSASERHRIWAMTFLLCFLVPLSTILRPLAPSAPAGELNVAEGSPVPVATTAGHPAKDDAVSLGVSREAAMALSALYVAFVVAGLLRLVRGARRAARLRASASIHGLPEGLEVVEARCRRVLGVDRGRILWSSGEGSPVTFGLLDPVILLPARLRNEASSHLFTAIMGHELAHIRRHDYPWNVAFELLRVAIGIHPVAHWIKRQLDRTREEACDEAVAVELLEPRAYARCLVAAAAMFLDSGPSHSLGVLGTHSLEGRIMYLTKLGTRRPARRAALSFAGTALVATSVFSSTFAVTLIPTPSDAREQPVRRTESSREVREESNDEERGAYRAAGRRDPFIGPQSVPQEEPEGPLGFEVGSVTLHGIVKTTGGSTAMLVGPDDKTYFVREGQPFGNGVLAKIGNASVTFRVRDPNPLSALADRDLEVRLHTE
- the soxC gene encoding sulfite dehydrogenase, which encodes MSRRNGPRGLSRRKLLVGVAGGLGATALGAEDKRPLVPDDTTKLQGPPPTEIGERSPFVKPRRLVMRAEPSSGSRTPLQDLRGIITPSDLHFERHHAGIPRIDPERYSLLIHGMVERPTVFSLSDLERFPATSRLYFLECSGNGGEALRDPREDMTPQQIDGLTSTSEWTGVPLALLLREVGALAEARWFLAESMDAAVMTRSIPMGKAWEDAMIAYAQNGEPLRPENGYPVRLFLPGWEGNANVKWLRRIELSDRPFFTREETSKYTDPVPGGKARMFTFDMDAKSIITFPAYPQRLTDTGYWEIRGIAWSGRGVITRVELSVDGGQSWQDAELQEPVLPKCHTRFRMLWNWQGQPATLVSRATDETGSVQPTTEEFRRVRGEGTRYHFNHLRAWRVQKDGKVVFTPA
- a CDS encoding glutamine--tRNA ligase/YqeY domain fusion protein; amino-acid sequence: MPGPDFIRAIIEEDLEKGSHGGRVATRFPPEPNGYLHIGHAKSICLNFGVAIEYGGTCNLRFDDTNPSKEEVEYVEAIQEDVRWLGFDWDDRLYFASDYFEELYEKAVGLIRDGKAYVDSLSADQIREYRGTLTEPGRVSPFRNRSVEENLDLFRRMREGEFEEGAHVLRAKIDMASGNVNLRDPTLYRIRKHPHHRTGKNWAIYPMYDYAHALSDAFEKITHSLCTLEFEDHRPLYDWAVRETKVPFVPRQIEFARLNLSYTVLSKRRLLRLVRDGHVGGWDDPRMPTIGGLRRRGYTPESIRTFCDRIGVAKRASVVDVAQLEHAVREDLNLRSPRVMAVLRPLRVVLENYPEGQEEELEAVNNPEDERAGTRRVPFSRVLYIERDDFLEDPPRKFFRLAPGREVRLRYAYLVRCVAVVKDETGDVIELRCRYDPATRGGTPPDGRKVKATLHWVSASHAMDAEIRLYDRLFQVENPDVVEEGKDFTDHLNPSSLEVVEGAKIEPSVADAKPGTRYQFERLGYFAVDPDSNASRLVFNRTVALKDTWARIAARTPG
- a CDS encoding cytochrome c, with the translated sequence MVHLPRFGFGRRATREEIAAIDIDVMPDGTGLPEGSGSVARGKTLYAAQCVQCHGADGRGADYEALVGREPGDEFRFAETPNHTITVGNYWPYATTLFDYIRRAMPQAVPGTLPPDDVYSLVAYVLYLNEILPEDATLDRQSLPAIAMPARGRFVYDDRAGGPEFR